In the genome of Pontibacter actiniarum, the window CAAAAGTTGATTGGCTGTAGCGTCTTGCCCCTCACCTTTCCACCTAAAGCCTTTTGAGCTTAGCAAGAGGTTACTATCTGTGTATTGATAGCCAACTTGCCTGCTCATCTCGCCTTCGCCTACTTAGGCCGTACTTTTATCCGCTTTATAGCTATTAACACCGAGGGAGAACCAGTACTGGTAGTATACAAGCACCGCCTTATTCTCCCCATCATCTTCCCCTTTTATGCGTGCCAGCCCATACTTTAACAGCTGTACCGAGCGCTTACCCTTACCTAAATATAGCAGAGGCTTCACCGCTTAACGCCTGCCACTCCGGAACCGGCGCGCGGCCAGGCCGTATTTTCATAGAAGTGTTTCACCAAAAAGGAGGCAGCTATGGGTTTTAACTTTGAGGACAAACAGAAAGACGCCATCAACCTACTGAAAAAAGTAGCCGAGGAGATGGGGACGGAAGACCTTAACCAGGCAGCCCGAGTATTTCGGGCAGTGCTGCAGGCAATCCGCGACAGGCTTCCGGTAAACGACGCCGTGCACTTCGCCGCACAGCTCCCCATTATCTGGAAAGGCGTGTACTACGACCAATACGACCCGGCCAAAGTGCCGGTAAAGATCCGCGACAGGAAAGAGTGGATTGAGTTTATACGCAGCAAGAACGCTTTTGCAGCCAACAACGACTTTCAGCAGGACAGCGATATTGTGGAGGCGTTCCAGGAGGTGTTTAAGGCGCTGCACCACTGTGTGTCGGCGGAAGAGCTGCAGAAGGTGAAAGACGCCATGCACCAGGATATTCAGGAGCTGCTGGAAGTATAACCCTGCTAAAACGAAGTACAAAAGGCACAGTTTGCGTATACGAGGCAGATTGTGCCTTTTATACTTTAGCTCCCTATGAAAAAAACCTTTATTGCCCTGCTCGCTATACTTGGCCTCGGCGCCTGTGGCCAGCAGGAATCAGAACTCACACGAAGCACAGCAGCCGTAGAAGCAACCGCAGAGGACACAGTGGCCAGTGCCACCGAACCCACAGCCAACTGCCAGGTAGCCGCCCCTGTGCTACTGCCGCCACAGCAGCCCGTAGCAGACCCGAGCCTTGCCAGCTACCTGCAACAGCTACAAGAGGCGGTTCAAACCCTTGATGAGGCACAGCTGCGCCAGCTCCTCTCCCCCAACATTAGTACCAGCTTTGGAGGCAGCGGTGGCTGGGAAAGCTTTCAGGGGCAGTGGCACCCGGAAAATGACAGCGCTGAAGTATGGCTACTGCTCGAGCGCCTGCTGCGCCTGGGCGGCGGTTACCCACTGGAGCGCAACCAAGGCCTGTATGCCCTGCCTTACGTCTACAGCAACTGGCCAGACTCCCTGGACGCTTTTTCGCATGTGGCTGTTACGAGCAGAAGTGCCGTGTTGCGGCAGGAGCCTGCCGCTAACGCGCCCGCCGTCTGCACGCTCGACCGGCTTATCCTTCAGGCAGACTACGCCAAGTCTTACCCACAACAGCAGGGGCCTCAAAAGGAATGGTGGTACGTAGAGACTACAGACGGCAGCCAAAGCGGTTACATCAACCACGCAGACGTGTACAGCCCCGTCGGCTACCGGGCCATCTTTAACAAAGACGCGCAGGGCCAGTGGCGTATGACGGCGCTCGTCTCGGGCGATTAAAAAAAGCCTCCCGCCAGCGAATGGCGGGAGGCTTTTATACTTTCGAGGCGATTTTATACTTACACGAACAGCCCCTCTACAGACAGATAGCGCTCGCCGGTATCGTAGCAGAAAGTAAGCACCTTGGCTCCCTCGGGAACTTCCTCCTCTATCTTTTTACCAACAGCCGCCAGCGAGGCCCCGGAAGAAATGCCGACAAACAGCCCTTCTTCGCGGGCGGCACGGCGAGTGTAGTCAAAGGCTTCGTCCTGCTGTACCTTTATCACGCCATCCAGCAGCGTGGTATCCATAATCTGAGGAATGAACCCTGCGCCAATACCCTGCAGCGGGTGCGGCCCCGGCTCCCCTCCGCTCAGCACGGGCGAAGCGGCAGGCTCCACAGCAAACACTTTCAGGTTCGGGAACTTATCTTTCAGCACTTTAGCCACCCCGGTGATATGCCCTCCGGTGCCCACGCCAGTAATCAGGTAGTCCAGCCCGTCCGGGAAGTCCTGCAGAATCTCCTGGGCAGTCGTATCTATGTGGATCTGCGTGTTCGCCTCGTTGTCGAACTGCATCGGCATCCAGGCATCGCTGTTTTCCTGCACCATCTCCCGCGCACGCTCTATGGCGCCTTTCATCCCCTTCTCACGCGGCGTCAGCTCCAGCTTGGCCCCGTAGGCGGCCATCAGGCGGCGGCGCTCAATCGACATCGACTCCGGCATAACCAAAATGAGCTGGTAGCCTTTTACAGCCGCCACCATGGCCAGCCCCACGCCCGTGTTACCGGAGGTAGGCTCGATAATCACGCTATCCTCTTTCAGGATGCCCTTGCGTTCGGCATCTTCAATCATGGCCAGGGCAATGCGGTCTTTTATGCTGCCGCCCGGGTTGCTGCGCTCCAGCTTCATCCAGACTTCCACGTCCTTGTTATAAAGCTTATTGATGCGCACGTGCGGTGTGTTGCCTATGGCTTCGAGTACTGTATTCGCTTTCATATGTTTCTCTGTTTTTGTTTAGATGGAAAAATTGATGATGCCGGTCGGATCAGCGGAACGGCGCACGTTTATCTGCGGGTTGTGGTACACGCGCGAGTAGGGCGGTACGCTTTCGGTCAGCCACACGTTGCCCCCGATGATGCTGTTGGAGCCTACCACCGTGTTGCCGCCCAGTATGGTTGCCCCGGCGTAAATCACCACGTTATCCTCTATGGTGGGGTGGCGCTTGATGTTGGCCATCGCTTTGTCCACGCTAAGCGCCCCGAGCGTTACGCCCTGGTACACCTTCACATGGTTACCGATCACGCAGGTCTCCCCGATCACGAGGCCGGTGCCGTGGTCTATGCAGAAGCGCGAGCCGATCTGGGCACCGGGATGGATGTCGATACCGGTGCGGGCGTGGGCATACTCGGTCAGCACACGCGGCAGCAGCGGCACCCGCAACTGGTAAAGGGTATGCGCCATGCGGTAAATGGCCACGGCCTTAAAGCCCGGGTAGGTGCGGATCACCTCTTCTATACTTTGTGCCGCGGGATCGCCGGCGGCAATGGCTTTGGCATCCAGCAGAAGCAGTTCGTAAGTATAGGGCAGCTCCTGCATCATGCGCTCGGCCAGCTCCCCTGCCGGCATCGGCAGCTCCTGCTCCATGCTCGTCAGGATGCGCATCATGTTCACCTGCAAGCCGTCGGCAAACGCCTCCAGCTCCTGCACCGTATCGAAGCGCTCATCAGCCAGCGGCGGGAACAGTAGTTGCAGCACCCCCTCCACCAGGTTGCACATGGCAGAGGCCGGCACCTGGTGC includes:
- a CDS encoding DUF2267 domain-containing protein, producing the protein MGFNFEDKQKDAINLLKKVAEEMGTEDLNQAARVFRAVLQAIRDRLPVNDAVHFAAQLPIIWKGVYYDQYDPAKVPVKIRDRKEWIEFIRSKNAFAANNDFQQDSDIVEAFQEVFKALHHCVSAEELQKVKDAMHQDIQELLEV
- the epsC gene encoding serine O-acetyltransferase EpsC codes for the protein MNSQLLETLFNSHQKAKHQVPASAMCNLVEGVLQLLFPPLADERFDTVQELEAFADGLQVNMMRILTSMEQELPMPAGELAERMMQELPYTYELLLLDAKAIAAGDPAAQSIEEVIRTYPGFKAVAIYRMAHTLYQLRVPLLPRVLTEYAHARTGIDIHPGAQIGSRFCIDHGTGLVIGETCVIGNHVKVYQGVTLGALSVDKAMANIKRHPTIEDNVVIYAGATILGGNTVVGSNSIIGGNVWLTESVPPYSRVYHNPQINVRRSADPTGIINFSI
- the cysK gene encoding cysteine synthase A; translated protein: MKANTVLEAIGNTPHVRINKLYNKDVEVWMKLERSNPGGSIKDRIALAMIEDAERKGILKEDSVIIEPTSGNTGVGLAMVAAVKGYQLILVMPESMSIERRRLMAAYGAKLELTPREKGMKGAIERAREMVQENSDAWMPMQFDNEANTQIHIDTTAQEILQDFPDGLDYLITGVGTGGHITGVAKVLKDKFPNLKVFAVEPAASPVLSGGEPGPHPLQGIGAGFIPQIMDTTLLDGVIKVQQDEAFDYTRRAAREEGLFVGISSGASLAAVGKKIEEEVPEGAKVLTFCYDTGERYLSVEGLFV